ATCGTGCTGATGAATCATGTCAATGGCAAGGTGCTGGCCCATTTTGAGCAGGTGCCGTCCCTGCGTGCGGCTGTCTTTGATATGGGGGGGACGGTAGATACCTGTGCGTTCCATCAGTCGGATAAAAAGGCAGAGGATAATCAAAGCCTGCTACGGGACTTTCAGCAGGCCATGCATTCGGGCCGTGCTGAGAAAATTGCGCAGGTGGCGACGGAAAGTGCCTTTGCCAATCAAAGGCTATTATATAAGGAAGAATTGCAGCAGCTTTGGCAGCTCGGAAAAGAAGCAGGGGCGCTGGGGATTAATGCGGCGCACAGCGGCACGGTGCTGGGACTGTGGTGGAGCACGGATGAAGCGGCGGAAACAATCAGATGGCAGGCGGAGCAGATAGCCCAAAAACTCAAGGTGAAGTTTTGGGGACTGGCGAATCTGCGTCCCGGAGGAGTGGAGGTTAGCAGAAGATGAAGAATATACCACGGTTAGTGATTGCCGCCACCCAGTCGGGGGCGGGGAAAACCACCATTGTCACAGGGCTGCTGGCGGCTTTGCGGCAGCGGGGGCTGAGCGTGCAGTCCTTCAAGGCAGGCCCTGATTATATTGACCCGGGATATCATGCTCTGGCCAGCGGCCAGCCGGCGCATAATCTGGACAGTTGGCTGACCCCGAAAGAAATCCTGCCGGAGATTCTGGCTGCGGAGGCAGAGCATGCTGACATTGCTATCGTCGAAGGTGTTATGGGCCTTTATGATGGCGGGCGGCAGGGCATCAGTTCCACGGCGGAGATTGCCAAAATCATCAAAGCGCCGGTGCTGCTGGTGATTGATGCTAAGTCCATGGGGGCATCGGCTGCAGCCATTGCGCAAGGTTTCCGGGATTATGACCCTTCGGTTAAGCTGGCGGGCGTAATCTTGAACCGCTTAGGCTCCGACACCCATGAAGCCATGATTCGGGAAGCTATGGCAGGAATTGATATGCCTGTATTCGGTGCTTTGCACCGTAACGACGGCTTGCGTATGCCCGAACGTCATTTGGGGTTGGTGCCCGTGGAGGAAAACAAGGAACGGGAACTTATCGGCCGTATGGGCGAGACCGTAGCCGGTCAGATGGATTTGGATAGGCTGCTGGAATTGGCTCGCAGTGCTGAGCCCCTGGCGATAAAGGAAAGTCCGCTGTCCGGTGCGGGAGCGTATTCCTGTCGAATCGGCGTGGCCAAGGACGAAGCCTTTTCCTTTTATTATCCTGCCAGCCTGAAAGTGCTGGCAAAGCTCGGGGCAGAGATAGTTCCCTTCAGTCCCCTGCATGATGAAAAACTGCCGGCCGTGGATGGCCTCTTTATCGGCGGCGGGTTCCCGGAAATGTTTGCCGGCCAGCTGGCGGCAAATGTGGCTATGCGGCAGGCTGTTGAGCAGGCCGCGCAGAATGGTATGCCAATTCTGGCAGAATGCGGCGGCTATATGTATCTGATGGATTCGCTGCAGGATTTTGCAGGAGTCAGTCATCCGATGGCGGGCGTGTTCGCCGGGCAGGCGGTCATGACGGAAAAATTGCAGATGGTGGGCTATGTGGAGGCCGAGCTGCAGAAAGATTCGCTATTGGGAAGCGCAGGTACGAAGCTTAAGGGCCATGAATTTCATTTTTCCAAGGAACGTGAACCAATTCCGCAGGACAAAGCGCCCTTTATCTTCCGGAAACTGCGGAATAACAGCGAATATCCGGCAGGTCAGCAGGTGAAGAATGTTTTAGGCAGCTATCTGCATCTGCATTTTGCCGGCTGCCCAGATGCGGCAGAGAATTTTGTCCGCCAGTGTGCGGCTTATAAAAAGAAGCGGGGGCAGGTAAGTGGAGAAGTTTGAGCATGGGGGCAATATTTATGAGGAAGCTCCTGCTGGCGGCAAGTGGCTGGATTTTTCCGCTAATATCAATCCTCTGGGGCTGGCACCGGAGGTAAAGCAGGTTATTGCGGAAAATATCGAGGGGATTGTTCATTACCCTGACCCCAAGGCACGGAAATTAAAAGCAGCGCTTAGCGGGCATTATCGGATTCCCGAAGACCAGATGCTTTTGGGCAATGGTGCCGCGGAACTTTTTTATCTGCTGGTGCATATGGTTAGGCCCAAGCGGGTGGCACTGCCTGTGCCATCCTTTGGCGAATATCAGCGGACGGCTGAGGCTGTGGGAGCGGAAATCTGCTTCGTGCCGTTGCAGGCAGAAGCAGATTTTGCGCCGGATATGGAGCAGTGGAAAAAGGCCTGCGAACATGTGGAATGCATATTTATCGGCAATCCCAACAATCCTACGGGTAAGCTGATTGCTCGTGAGCAGCTGGCAGAGTTCCTGCCGTTTTGGGAGAAGCGGGGCATTTGGACGGTGGTGGATGAGTCCTTTTTGGACTTTCTGCCGGATGAGGAAAGGTACAGCGTCCGGGATTTGACATGTCAATTTCAGCATTTGCTAGTCGTGCGCTCCCTGACCAAATTTTATGCCATGCCGGGGCTGCGGCTGGGCTTTGCCAGTGCGCATGCTGACCTAGTGCGGTGTTTGGAACAAGGCAAGGATGTCTGGAATGTCAACAGTCTGGCACAAGCGGCAGGAGTTGCGGCTTTGGGCTTAAAAGAGTATCATAGAAGGAGTCGTGAGTTTGTGCAGGCTGAAAAGGATTGGCTCTATGAGCGCCTTTGTGCTATCAAAGGGCTGGAACCCATCCGGCCTAGCGTGAACTTTATGATGGTTAATGTGGCAAAGA
The Selenomonas ruminantium AC2024 DNA segment above includes these coding regions:
- a CDS encoding cobyrinate a,c-diamide synthase produces the protein MKNIPRLVIAATQSGAGKTTIVTGLLAALRQRGLSVQSFKAGPDYIDPGYHALASGQPAHNLDSWLTPKEILPEILAAEAEHADIAIVEGVMGLYDGGRQGISSTAEIAKIIKAPVLLVIDAKSMGASAAAIAQGFRDYDPSVKLAGVILNRLGSDTHEAMIREAMAGIDMPVFGALHRNDGLRMPERHLGLVPVEENKERELIGRMGETVAGQMDLDRLLELARSAEPLAIKESPLSGAGAYSCRIGVAKDEAFSFYYPASLKVLAKLGAEIVPFSPLHDEKLPAVDGLFIGGGFPEMFAGQLAANVAMRQAVEQAAQNGMPILAECGGYMYLMDSLQDFAGVSHPMAGVFAGQAVMTEKLQMVGYVEAELQKDSLLGSAGTKLKGHEFHFSKEREPIPQDKAPFIFRKLRNNSEYPAGQQVKNVLGSYLHLHFAGCPDAAENFVRQCAAYKKKRGQVSGEV
- the cobD gene encoding threonine-phosphate decarboxylase CobD translates to MEKFEHGGNIYEEAPAGGKWLDFSANINPLGLAPEVKQVIAENIEGIVHYPDPKARKLKAALSGHYRIPEDQMLLGNGAAELFYLLVHMVRPKRVALPVPSFGEYQRTAEAVGAEICFVPLQAEADFAPDMEQWKKACEHVECIFIGNPNNPTGKLIAREQLAEFLPFWEKRGIWTVVDESFLDFLPDEERYSVRDLTCQFQHLLVVRSLTKFYAMPGLRLGFASAHADLVRCLEQGKDVWNVNSLAQAAGVAALGLKEYHRRSREFVQAEKDWLYERLCAIKGLEPIRPSVNFMMVNVAKTGLTSGELTARMRRQGVLVRDCANYTGLEDRQYIRVAVRSRAENEQMLKALEAIV